In Anguilla rostrata isolate EN2019 chromosome 1, ASM1855537v3, whole genome shotgun sequence, a genomic segment contains:
- the tnfaip8l2b gene encoding tumor necrosis factor, alpha-induced protein 8-like protein 2 B isoform X1 translates to MELSEPREAATMETFNSKDMAMKAQKKILSHMANKSVVHMFIDDTSSEILDELYRVSKEYTGNRTEAQKVIKDLIKVAVKVGVLFRHNRFNAEEMKLAQDFKKKLHQGAMTAISFYEVEFTFDQTVISEILTECRDILLKLVEKHLTPKSLGRINHVFNHYSDPELLASLYSAEGPFRPNLTKICTGLNKLVEEDKL, encoded by the exons ATGGAATTAAGTGAACCAAGAGAGGCAG CAACTATGGAGACGTTCAACTCCAAGGATATGGCCATGAAGGCACAGAAGAAAATCCTCAGTCACATGGCCAATAAATCCGttgttcatatgtttattgATGACACCAGCAGTGAGATTCTGGACGAACTCTACCGGGTCTCCAAGGAGTACACAGGAAACCGCACAGAGGCCCAGAAAGTGATAAAGGACCTGATCAAGGTGGCTGTAAAAGTTGGTGTCCTCTTCCGCCACAACCGTTTCAATGCTGAAGAGATGAAACTGGCCCAGGACTTCAAGAAGAAGTTACATCAGGGAGCCATGACTGCCATCAGTTTCTATGAG GTGGAATTCACCTTTGACCAGACAGTGATTTCAGAGATCTTGACAGAGTGCAGGGACATACTACTCAAGCTGGTGGAGAAGCATCTCACGCCAAAATCCCTTGGACGCATCAACCACGTTTTTAATCATTACTCTGACCCAGAGCTGCTGGCCTCCCTCTACAGTGCGGAGGGGCCCTTCCGCCCCAACCTCACCAAAATATGTACCGGCCTCAAcaagctggtggaggaggacaAGCTATGA
- the lysmd1 gene encoding lysM and putative peptidoglycan-binding domain-containing protein 1, with translation MSSEQAPFPAGATGLLRGNRTKSYGSLVRSPVSPVQQGRVKHQVQPGDTLQGLALKYGVSMEQIKRANRLYTNDSIFLKKSLSIPVLTDPDSPNNGVESAEKVSSQSAESDHREDQSHNVGQDNGTGDGHASGVEGESDISPMDFLKRIDSSIDQSKQAAARKIAEGEKGVGQFHTRRASASQITESHSFSSSLRTHQRAVLGAVPLTVTKCTKKLKDKEDEIFEL, from the exons ATGTCCTCTGAACAGGCCCCCTTTCCTGCTGGCGCTACGGGGCTTCTTCGTGGGAACCGAACCAAGTCTTACGGTAGTCTTGTACGTTCTCCCGTGTCACCAGTGCAACAGGGACGGGTAAAACATCAAGTACAACCAGGGGATACACTGCAAGGACTCGCGTTGAAGTATGGCGTATCA ATGGAACAGATTAAAAGGGCAAATAGACTGTACACCAACGACTCCATATTCCTGAAGAAGTCACTCTCCATCCCAGTGCTGACCGACCCTGATTCACCTAACAATGGAGTAGAGTCGGCAGAAAAAGTATCCAGCCAATCGGCTGAGAGTGACCATAGAGAGGACCAGAGTCACAATGTTGGGCAAGACAACGGGACAGGTGATGGGCATGCGagtggggtggagggagagtcTGACATCTCACCAATGGACTTCCTGAAAAGGATAGATAGTTCAATCGACCAGTCCAAACAGGCTGCTGCTAGGAAGATTgcagaaggagagaaggg TGTGGGTCAGTTTCACACCCGCAGAGCCTCAGCCAGTCAGATTACGGAGTCCCATAGCTTCAGTTCCTCTCTCAGGACCCACCAGCGGGCCGTGCTGGGGGCTGTCCCACTCACCGTCACCAAATGCACCAAGAAACTGAAGGACAAGGAGGATGAGATCTTTgaactgtga
- the scnm1 gene encoding sodium channel modifier 1 isoform X2 translates to MSFKREGDDSSQLNILKKRRVADLLSNFIPEDEAALMKNGRYTCLVCSYRPVFDTVDMLTVHRKGRRHLEGLKWFYGKKTTLQNELEKRRHHNYVQAEEGKQEEAKAAPLLAQTRSITHHALLKSIPYSSCHKKISLKSEKGSASSGLDCQTFTPPTNKSSALNPAPSAEMVGGVRKVTRSLPDYCCSTKDHQTQPQAQKKQEAVRKKSRPTIPLDPEPISAQRRRELDHYLKLKSSGWLQDKNGSWVKDENVEFDSDEDQPSPLPPLPHSTELTDIPEQEQL, encoded by the exons atgtcatttaaaagAGAAGGGGACGATTCCAGTCAATTAAACATTCTTAAG AAACGACGTGTTGCAGATCTCTTGTCAAACTTCATTCCTGAAGACGAAGCTGCCTTAATGAAAAACGGAAG GTACACCTGTTTAGTGTGCTCCTACCGTCCTGTGTTTGATACTGTTGACATGCTGACTGTTCACAGAAAAGGAAGGCGCCATCTAGAAG GGCTGAAATGGTTTTATGGAAAGAAGACAACGTTACAGAATGAATTAGAGAAACGTAGGCATCATAATTATGTTCAGGCGGAAGAAGGCAAGCAG GAAGAAGCAAAAGCTGCTCCTTTACTTGCACAGACCCGTAGTATTACCCACCATGCCCTGCTGAAGTCCATACCCTATAGCAgctgccacaaaaaaataag CTTGAAGTCTGAAAAAGGCTCAGCTAGCTCTGGTCTGGATTGCCAAactttcaccccccccaccaacaaaTCTTCAGCACTAAACCCGGCACCATCTGCTGAGATGGTGGGAGGCGTAAGGAAGGTAACCAGATCTCTCCCAGATTACTGCTGCAGCACAAAAG ACCATCAGACACAGCCACAAGCTcagaaaaaacaggaagcagtcAGGAAGAAGTCTAGGCCCACAATTCCCTTGGACCCTGAACCCATATCAGCACAGAGGCGCAGAGAGCTGGATCACTATCTCAAACTGAAAAG TTCCGGATGGCTGCAGGACAAAAACGGCAGTTGGGTAAAGgatgaaaatgtggaatttgACTCAGATGAGGACCagccctctcccctcccccctcttccccacaGCACTGAGTTGACAGACATCCCAGAGCAGGAGCAGCTCTGA
- the tnfaip8l2b gene encoding tumor necrosis factor, alpha-induced protein 8-like protein 2 B isoform X2 — protein sequence METFNSKDMAMKAQKKILSHMANKSVVHMFIDDTSSEILDELYRVSKEYTGNRTEAQKVIKDLIKVAVKVGVLFRHNRFNAEEMKLAQDFKKKLHQGAMTAISFYEVEFTFDQTVISEILTECRDILLKLVEKHLTPKSLGRINHVFNHYSDPELLASLYSAEGPFRPNLTKICTGLNKLVEEDKL from the exons ATGGAGACGTTCAACTCCAAGGATATGGCCATGAAGGCACAGAAGAAAATCCTCAGTCACATGGCCAATAAATCCGttgttcatatgtttattgATGACACCAGCAGTGAGATTCTGGACGAACTCTACCGGGTCTCCAAGGAGTACACAGGAAACCGCACAGAGGCCCAGAAAGTGATAAAGGACCTGATCAAGGTGGCTGTAAAAGTTGGTGTCCTCTTCCGCCACAACCGTTTCAATGCTGAAGAGATGAAACTGGCCCAGGACTTCAAGAAGAAGTTACATCAGGGAGCCATGACTGCCATCAGTTTCTATGAG GTGGAATTCACCTTTGACCAGACAGTGATTTCAGAGATCTTGACAGAGTGCAGGGACATACTACTCAAGCTGGTGGAGAAGCATCTCACGCCAAAATCCCTTGGACGCATCAACCACGTTTTTAATCATTACTCTGACCCAGAGCTGCTGGCCTCCCTCTACAGTGCGGAGGGGCCCTTCCGCCCCAACCTCACCAAAATATGTACCGGCCTCAAcaagctggtggaggaggacaAGCTATGA
- the scnm1 gene encoding sodium channel modifier 1 isoform X1, translating to MSFKREGDDSSQLNILKKRRVADLLSNFIPEDEAALMKNGRYTCLVCSYRPVFDTVDMLTVHRKGRRHLEGLKWFYGKKTTLQNELEKRRHHNYVQAEEGKQEEAKAAPLLAQTRSITHHALLKSIPYSSCHKKISFSLIPISLKSEKGSASSGLDCQTFTPPTNKSSALNPAPSAEMVGGVRKVTRSLPDYCCSTKDHQTQPQAQKKQEAVRKKSRPTIPLDPEPISAQRRRELDHYLKLKSSGWLQDKNGSWVKDENVEFDSDEDQPSPLPPLPHSTELTDIPEQEQL from the exons atgtcatttaaaagAGAAGGGGACGATTCCAGTCAATTAAACATTCTTAAG AAACGACGTGTTGCAGATCTCTTGTCAAACTTCATTCCTGAAGACGAAGCTGCCTTAATGAAAAACGGAAG GTACACCTGTTTAGTGTGCTCCTACCGTCCTGTGTTTGATACTGTTGACATGCTGACTGTTCACAGAAAAGGAAGGCGCCATCTAGAAG GGCTGAAATGGTTTTATGGAAAGAAGACAACGTTACAGAATGAATTAGAGAAACGTAGGCATCATAATTATGTTCAGGCGGAAGAAGGCAAGCAG GAAGAAGCAAAAGCTGCTCCTTTACTTGCACAGACCCGTAGTATTACCCACCATGCCCTGCTGAAGTCCATACCCTATAGCAgctgccacaaaaaaataag TTTTTCTTTGATTCCCATTAGCTTGAAGTCTGAAAAAGGCTCAGCTAGCTCTGGTCTGGATTGCCAAactttcaccccccccaccaacaaaTCTTCAGCACTAAACCCGGCACCATCTGCTGAGATGGTGGGAGGCGTAAGGAAGGTAACCAGATCTCTCCCAGATTACTGCTGCAGCACAAAAG ACCATCAGACACAGCCACAAGCTcagaaaaaacaggaagcagtcAGGAAGAAGTCTAGGCCCACAATTCCCTTGGACCCTGAACCCATATCAGCACAGAGGCGCAGAGAGCTGGATCACTATCTCAAACTGAAAAG TTCCGGATGGCTGCAGGACAAAAACGGCAGTTGGGTAAAGgatgaaaatgtggaatttgACTCAGATGAGGACCagccctctcccctcccccctcttccccacaGCACTGAGTTGACAGACATCCCAGAGCAGGAGCAGCTCTGA